A window of Prevotella fusca JCM 17724 genomic DNA:
GTGAAACAAGGTTCTTAACCTCACCCAGCACATCCTCCAAAGGACGTGAATGATGACGTCCTGTAATCAGAGGAATAGCACAATAAGCACAATGGCGGTCGCATCCCTCAGCAATCTTCACGTAAGCATAATGGCGGGGAGTTGTAAGATGGCGAACACCATTGCACGCCGGCACATCAGCCTTGCCAAGTTCCGTCAGCAGCTGCTTGTAGTTGAACTTTCCATAGAACTTGTCAACCTCAGGAAGTTCTGCCTCAAGTTCATCCTTATAACGCTGTGAAAGACAGCCCATGACATATAGTTTATTGAGCTGTCCGTTCTTCTTCCTGTTTATGAATTCAAGAATCGTATTGATGCTCTCCTCCTTTGCTGCCTCGATGAAACCGCACGTATTGATAACGGCTATCTCACCTTGGGGACGTTTCGAGTCGTGTGTACAATGATAACCATTAGCCTCAAACTGCTTCATGATAAGCTCAGAATCCACAAGATTCTTCGAGCAGCCCATGGTTATAATATCTATCTGATTTTTTTTCATTCGTTTACGTGTGATGGGTGGTGGGGGTTAGGTGATGGGTGGTGATGGGTGGTGATGAATAGTAGATGGATATGGAGGATTTAATGGAGGATTTAATGGAGGATTTAATGGAGGATTTAATGGAGGATTTAATGGAGGATTTAATGGAGGATTTAATGGAGGATTTAATGGAGGATTTAATGGAGGATTTAATGGAGGATTTAATGAAGGATTTAATGGAGGATTGGTGATGACCGATGATGAATTGATGGAGATGAATCTCAAATTATAAGAGTTGTCAACAGAGTATTCCTCAGCGATTTAACATCAGAATTCATCAACACCCAACATTCAACACCCAACATTCAACACCCAACACCCAACACTCTACTTGAACAGACTATCAACAAACTGCACCTTATCAAAGAGCTGCAGGTCTTCCATTCCTTCTCCCAATCCGATATACTTGACAGGAACTTTCAACTGGTCACTGATACCTATCACAACGCCACCCTTTGCCGTTCCGTCAAGTTTCGTGATGGCAAGCGAAGTAATCTGTGTCACGGCAGCAAACTGGCGTGCCTGCTCAAAGGCGTTCTGCCCTGTACTTCCGTCAAGAACCAACAGAACTTCATGCGGAGCCTCTGGGACAACTTTCTTCATTACATCCTTGATTTTCTTCAGCTCGTTCATCAAGCCTACCTTATTATGCAGACGACCCGCTGTATCAATAATCACAACATCTGCACCATTTGCCTTGGCACTCTGCAACGTATCAAAAGCCACGCTTGCGGGGTCAGCACCCATCTGCTGCTTTACGACAGGTACACCGACACGGTCACCCCATATCTGAATCTGCTCGACAGCTGCGGCACGGAAGGTATCGGCAGCACCAAGATAAACTTTCTTGCCAGCCTGCTTGAACTGCCAGGCGAGCTTGCCGATAGTTGTGGTCTTTCCCACACCATTGACACCAACAACGAGAATTACATACGGATGTGCTCCCTCTGGCAGCGTCCATTCACCATTGTCACCCGTGTTGTTTTCGGTGAGCAATGCCGTAATCTCACTCTTGAGAATATCATTCAGTTCGCTTGTCGACACATACTTGTCACGTGCAACACGTTCTTCAATACGGCGGATAATCTTGATGGTTGTATCTACACCCACGTCAGATGTAACGAGAATTTCTTCAAGGTCATCCAAAACCTCATCATCAACTTTTGACTTTCCAGCCACTGCGCGTGCCAGTTTTGAAAAGACATTCTGCTTTGTCTTCTCAAGACCCTTGTCAAGCGTTTCCTTCTTCTTTTTTCCGAATAAACCGAATAATCCCATATAATTAGCTAATTTGATGCAAAGATAATAAAAAGTTGACGAAATAACAAATTTGCATCACTTCAATGCTATTAACCACTAATTGCGGACTGACTAATGCTTACCCTCGATGCAACTAATGCCTGATTTAATTCCAACTAACGCCCCTTTTAATCACTTAGCATCTCTTTAACATTTCTGACAATGATTTGAAGATAAAACTTTAGGTTCTTCCGTTAAATGCGTAGATTGGAAACAAAACAAAGACTTATACACCTGCATGGTAATGACTATCCAAAAGCAGACGGTCTCACAAAAAGGGATAAAACACAAGATAAAAAGGTAGAAAAGGCAAACAGATACCATGTCTTTCCGTCTTCTACAAATGACTTATTCCCACAGCAACCAACGTTTGTAAATTATTTTCATGCGGTTCGAAGCTAACACATGGTCTTTTGGCTTCTAAAAGACGCCCAATTGACTTGCAATAGATGCCCTTTTGAGGTCTAACTGACGCCCTTTTGAAGTCCAATTAAGCACCTTTTCTTGCACGACTCCATAACCAACTGATTTACTGTTGGTTATGAACTTGCTTTTTACACGTGTTTTTACCTTTATCTGTAGGTACTTTACCCGAAATTATGTCATGATTTTTCAAACTGTTGTCTGCAATTTTCAAGGTATTAACATGAAAAGGTTTTCTGTGTCGGAGGATGATAATAAAGTAGGAAGCCAAGACCGTCTTGGCTATGTTTTTATTTATTAATAAGGTATTATATTATATGGGATTCTCTTTTCTTATGCTGCAAATCCTTGTTGTGATTTATGATTCGTGTGATTGCCTCCCTTATATGTCACTTGCCCGAAAGTTTCTTTTTTTATTTTTTGGACATTGTCTCTTACAGAGGCAGATGGAAGGCTGACCAGCTTTTCTCATGCATCCGTTTGCCTATCTTTCTGCAGGACAGCCTGTTGCAAGATGATTTGCAGAACTTGTACCCCCTTGTGCCCGAAAAACATTGCTTTTTCTGGTAAATCATGGTTAACTTTGCAAACAGAAGAAAAGAAGCTCCAAGCCCCTCCCCCTTGCCCTCCCCCAAAAGGAGGGAGTAGATAGCGAGACACCCCTAATGTTATGGTTACATTTCTCAAACGCAAAGACAAGCTCTGCCAAACTTATAACATAGCGTTCTTGAATAATCACCTTTCACCTCCCCAAAAAATAAAGCAAACGAGGGTAAACTGAAACGTTAGCAGAGATGACAGGAGGATATCTACCAGACACTAACAAGCATTATCGATGTTTATGTTTTACA
This region includes:
- the ftsY gene encoding signal recognition particle-docking protein FtsY, whose translation is MGLFGLFGKKKKETLDKGLEKTKQNVFSKLARAVAGKSKVDDEVLDDLEEILVTSDVGVDTTIKIIRRIEERVARDKYVSTSELNDILKSEITALLTENNTGDNGEWTLPEGAHPYVILVVGVNGVGKTTTIGKLAWQFKQAGKKVYLGAADTFRAAAVEQIQIWGDRVGVPVVKQQMGADPASVAFDTLQSAKANGADVVIIDTAGRLHNKVGLMNELKKIKDVMKKVVPEAPHEVLLVLDGSTGQNAFEQARQFAAVTQITSLAITKLDGTAKGGVVIGISDQLKVPVKYIGLGEGMEDLQLFDKVQFVDSLFK